In a genomic window of Apteryx mantelli isolate bAptMan1 chromosome 2, bAptMan1.hap1, whole genome shotgun sequence:
- the LRATD2 gene encoding protein LRATD2, whose protein sequence is MGNQVEKLTHLNYKEVPTADPTGMDRDEGPRIGVSYIFSNDDDELEQQQDSVHDLGGEHPALQPYDPQLHEVECSVYYRDECIYQKSFSEEDMLPEEGDEGGGGHLSTYTPENLLNRCKPGDLVEFVCQAQYPHWVVYVGDFQVVHLHRLEVVNSFLTDASQGRRGRIANQLYRYKPLSPATVVRNALEQVGCKDRDLSWRNSECFAAWCRYGKREFKIGGELRIGKQPYRLQIRLGDKRSHTLEFQSLEDLIMEKRRNDQIGRAAVIQELSSHLQAAEEEEEEEEEDHHPGARTAVE, encoded by the coding sequence ATGGGGAACCAGGTGGAGAAGCTGACCCATCTGAACTACAAGGAAGTTCCCACAGCTGACCCGACAGGTATGGACAGAGATGAGGGGCCCAGGATTGGGGTGTCCTACATCTTCTCAAATGACGATGAtgagctggagcagcagcaggattcGGTGCACGATCTGGGAGGGGAGCACCCTGCCTTGCAGCCGTACGATCCCCAGCTGCACGAGGTGGAGTGCTCGGTCTATTACCGGGACGAGTGCATCTACCAGAAGAGCTTTTCTGAGGAGGATATGCTGCCAGAGGAGGGTGATGAAGGAGGTGGGGGGCACCTGAGCACCTATACACCAGAGAACCTGCTGAATAGGTGCAAACCGGGTGACTTGGTGGAGTTTGTGTGCCAGGCCCAGTATCCACACTGGGTGGTCTACGTTGGGGATTTTCAAGTCGTGCACCTGCATAGGCTGGAGGTGGTGAACAGCTTCCTGACTGACGCCAGCCAGGGTAGACGGGGCCGCATTGCCAACCAGCTGTACCGCTACAAACCTCTGAGCCCGGCCACTGTGGTGCGCAATGCCCTGGAGCAGGTGGGCTGCAAGGACCGGGACTTGAGCTGGAGAAACTCGGAGTGTTTTGCTGCCTGGTGCCGGTACGGCAAGCGGGAGTTTAAAATCGGCGGGGAGCTGCGCATAGGCAAGCAGCCCTACCGATTGCAGATCCGGCTGGGTGACAAGCGCAGCCACACGCTGGAGTTTCAGAGCCTGGAGGATCTGATtatggagaagaggagaaatgACCAGATTGGTAGGGCTGCTGTGATTCAGGAGCTCTCCAGCCAcctgcaggctgcagaggaggaagaagaagaggaggaggaagatcatCATCCAGGTGCCCGGACTGCTGTGGAGTAG